Part of the Thermoanaerobaculia bacterium genome, CTGGATGCGATCCAGGAGCTCGAGGTAGCTGTGCTGCGCGCCCTTCGCTTCCTCGGGTGAACTGACGGACTCCCCCAGGAGGTCGAGGCTCACGGTCAGATTCGCGGCGTTCAGGTCCTTGAGGACCGCGATGGCGGTATCAACGGTTTCACCCGCGACGAACCGGGACGCGAACTTCTGCGCCAGGCGGCTGGACCGGACGAAGCGGAATACCTGCGGTTGCTCGCTGAGCCAGAGAAGGCCGGCGCGCAGCATCGTCGTGTAGATCCTTTAGATGATCAGGAGTAGAATTTGCCGCCGCTCCGCGCGAGGTCTTTCAG contains:
- a CDS encoding proline dehydrogenase — protein: MLRAGLLWLSEQPQVFRFVRSSRLAQKFASRFVAGETVDTAIAVLKDLNAANLTVSLDLLGESVSSPEEAKGAQHSYLELLDRIQ